TCGTCACTGTGGTCGCGGCCGTTGCAACCGTTGCGATGTCGTTCTTCATGTGATCCGATACAAGGATCCCCTGCGTAATCGAGTCCTCTGTCGAGGAGGTCGGGGGCTTCCTGAGTTGTACTTCACGCCCAACTTCTCGGGGATGCCGGGAGTGGCCGTCTTCTTCGGGCTGGCTGCCATGGTCTACTCAATTGCCATGAACCTACGGGGCCAGAAGAGCGGCATCGGCCAGTGAATTCGCTCTGGAGGCCCTGGCCACCGGGGTGGCGGTCGGCCATGGCACCGCATTACTCATGTGGGAGCGGGGGGCTCTGTCCACAGGGTGTGGATAACTTCTGGCAATGCATAACGCCCGGCCAGGCCAGGGTGCCGGCCCCGAGCTCCGGTGTCCTTGTCGGCTTTTCAGAGGTCCCTGCTCACACGCAGGAAGGTCACTCCTTGCCCGACGACGAGTCCGACGGTGGTCAGGGCGTAGAACAGCCACACTCCGGCGAGTCCGGCCAGGGCGTTGGCGGGCTGCGACGCCGGTTCTCTTGAAGTTCTGGCCTGCGGCTGGGTGTCCCCGTGTCCTGAATTCACCAGAGCCCTTGCGTGGAGTTATCGTAAATTGCGAGAAGGTGTCAATGCCTGTTCGTGGCCGAATGCGGTCATTCGTCAAATGAACTGCAACGACCAGTGCTTTGGTGTTTTGAGGAAGTTCTGTTGGCTGGGGAGGGTGGGATTCTGGTTGCGCGCACCATCGGGTGGATGATTTTGTAAATTTAAATAACCCGCAGCGGCGGCAGCTGGGTCAGCCACGGATCGTGCGCCGAGAACTGCTGATCGGCCGGGGCTGTGTAGATCTGACCGAGGGGCACGAAGCCGACCAGCGGAGTCCCTGGAGATCGGGCCTGTGCCCGCCCTCATCGAGCACAGCCGCGCGCGAATGCACGATACCGCTGAGAGGGGCGATAGTGCAGCACACCATCTCGGTGCGAAAGCTCAGCAAGTCCTACGGCACGCACAGGGTCATCAACGGGCTGGACTTCGACCTGGCCATGGGGGTGACCGGGGTGCTGGGGCCGAACGGGGCGGGTAAGACCACGCTTCTGAGGTGCCTGGCCACCGTTCTCAGGGCCGACGCGGGGCAGTTGAACCTGCTCGGCCTGAACCCCGACATCAAATCCGAGCGGACAAGAATCCGACGGAACCTCGGGTATCTTCCGCAGGACCCCGGAATGTATCCGAACTTCACCTGCCGGGAGATGCTCGATTACATCGCGGTGCTGCGGGAGATCTCCGAAAAGGAGGAGCGCGAAGAGGCGGTGGCGCGTGCTCTGGCAGAGGTCGACCTGTCCGCGTCCGCGGGGGTCAGGATCAGGAAGCTCTCAGGTGGTATGCGACAGCGCCTCGCCATTGCGCAGGCATTTCTGGCCGACCCCGGGTTCGTGATCCTGGACGAGCCGACTGTCGGTTTGGACCCGGAGCAGCGCATGCGGTTTCGCACGTTGATCTCGCGCAAGAGCGAGCAGCGCACGGTGGTGCTGTCGACTCACCAGACCGATGACGTCGCCGCCCTGTGCAGCCGGGTCCTGGTCTACCGGGACGGTCGGGTCCTCTTCGCCGGGACGCCTCAGGAACTGGCGGAACACGCCCGTGGCCGGGTGTGGGTGTCCGAGCGGCCGCCGGGGCGGCAGCACGCGATGTGGCGCACGGCCTCGGGGGACTACCGGAGCATCGGAGAGCGGCCTCCGGGTGCGCGGGCAGCCGAACCCGCGGTGGAGGACGGCTACCTCCTCCTGCTCGAATCCGCGCCGAAGGCGGCCGACACGGAGAACAGCATCGGGAGACTCCGTTGACTTCCCCTGCAATGGCGCTCACGTGGGCCGAGATTCACCGGTTCGCGAGAAGCCCTCTCGTCCTGCCCCTGGTGTTGGTGCTGCTCGTCTCCAGAACCCTGTCGACGTGGCGGGACATGACGGACTGGACGATCCAGAGCGTGGACGCCGCCACCACTCTTGTCCTGGTCGGAGCGGGTGTCATGCTCGCGGCGAATCTGGCGGTGCTCAGAGAACGGCGTGGAGGTACGGCTGACCTGCTGGAATCCCTGCCGCTTCCGGCCGCGAACCGAACCTGGTCCGTCCTGTGCGCGTCCCTGTTCTGCGGCGCTGCCGCTGCGCTCCTCGTGTTGTCCCTGCATGTGCCGACCCTGCTCGTGGGTGCGGCCCCCGCCGGTGTCTTCCGGCCCCAGGAGCTCGCGGCCGGGGTGCTGGCCGTCATGCTGATGGGCGCACTCGGAGTGGCGCTGGGGCGCTGGGTACCCTCTCCCGTCGCGGCTCCCGTGGTCCTCATGCTCATCGTGTGGTCGCTGTTCCAGTTCCGTGACAGTTGGCTGCTGCCGCTCGTCCCCACCCAGGCGCTGCCCTTCGAAGCCGCCCGGCCGCCGCTATGGCACCTGCTCTACCTGGCGGCCCTGGTGACCGCGGTTTCCCTGGCAGCTGTGATGCGCCACCGGCGCACCACCGGTACGGTAGCCGCCGCGGTCGCGGCCTCCGCCGCCGTGGTGGGTGCCGCGACCCTGACCGCCGTCCCATCCGCCTTCGAAGGGGCCGAGCCGGTCGAACTCGCCGGGACGCACGAGGGACGGGTGACGGTCACCGCTCAGGCGAGTGCCTGCGAGGAGCACGACGGAGTCGACTACTGCGCGCTGCCGGGCTTCGAGCCCTGGGTACCGCTGTGGCGGGACGCGATCGGCCCGGTGCTCGAAGCGGCTCCGCCGCAGGCGCCCCAGCTCGAAGCCGTCTACCAGTACACCGGATACGCCTTCAACGACCTGGAAGGCGGAGGGTACGCCCTGGTCGGTACCACCTGGGGCAGAAACGGGGGAGAGGTCGAGTACCGGCGTGCGGTCGCCGGGTCGGTGGCCGCGTTCATGGCGGGCTTCCCTCCCCCGGACGTACTGCAGTCGGACGGTCAGGGGGGCTTCGGCTGTGACGCCGCGGGTCAGGCCCGGACGGTCATCGCGCTGTGGCTGCTCGGTCAGACCGAAGCCCCCGTCGCCGCGGGTACCGAACGTGAGCACATGGCGGAGGTCGGCTCGGATGAGGTCGTGGCGGTGGAGCTTCCGGCTTCGGTGTTCGGGGCGGTCTCCTATGGCCAGGCCGAACTCGACATGGCCGAGGAGCTCCTGGCGGACCCGAACACCCAGACGCTGGTGCACCAGGAGTGGGAGCGGCTGGTGGACGTGGAGACAACCCTGGAAGAGGCCGCGGACGTTCTCGGCGTGGCAGTTCCGCCCGGGGAGCCGAGCGGTGCCGAACAGGGGACCGCATGCGCGTGATGCCGCGGATCGTGTTTGCGACCGCCCGGGCGATGGACTGGGTTCCCCTGGGCGTGGCCGCCCTCGTGTCGGTGCTGATCACCGCCTGGGGGTTCACCGGACCGTACGTCGACACCGACCTGCTGGCGGTGTCGCTTCGCTCGGCGGCGGTCCTTCTGGGCGCGGCCGCCGGATTCGGACTGACTGACGCCGCGGAGAACACGACCGCGGCCTCACCCGTGCCCCGATGGATGCGTCAGTGGACGCGCACACTGCTGGCCGGGGCGGCCGCGGCGGCAGCCTGGGGTGTCGCTTACCTGTCGGTGGAGCTGCGACTGCCCGAGGAGCACCGGGGGGTGTTCGCGGGGTTGCCGGTGGAAGCGGCCGTGGTCATTCTGACGGGTCTGGCCTGCACGTCTGTTGTACGGCGCTGGATGAACGGATACCCGGCGGCGCTTATCGGAAGCACGGTGCTGCTGGTGCTCGTGGCCGTCTCCCTGATGTACCGGAGCGAGTTCTGGCTCTGGTATCCGCCGTCCGCGCCTGAATGGGAGGGGCTCCACCGTGTTTGGGCTGTGCTCATCCCCCTGCCGCTTCTGATGCTGGTTATCGGAAACCGGGAGAACCCCAGGTAGGGGGTTGTACTGACAATACGGAGCAGTGTCCTTAACTCCACACGCTTGCCAGAGATCAGTGCCAGACACACGTACGCGGATCGTACGGCGTGTTCCTCACCTGGGCTAGCAGCGGTTGTGCCGGTTCGTGGCCTGGATTGATCTGCCGGGCCAGTACAAGGACGGACACCTGCTCAGCGCCCGCGTTTTTCAGACTGTGGGTGGCCGACTGTGCCCGCGCGCCACTCACCCACGTGTCGTCGATCAACAACACTGCGGCAGGCCGCCCCTCCGCAGGAACCAGCGGGGCAGCGGTGAACCATTCGGTGTGAAGCACACGCTGGGAGGGATCTATCCCAGCGTTGAGAGTCAGCGCGGGCCGGGGTATCGGGATCATCGGTGAGAGCATTGCTTCGAGAGGGTGTCAGGCCTGAACTCTCTTGGTGCTGGGAACGAAAGCCACGTGGGTGAACCCGGTGATCCCCAAACGATCCTTCATGCATCCCAGATGTAGGAGGCAGAAGTACCAGAACAGGCACGTCAGACGTAGCTGTGCTTCACGGCGCGGCGGATCGGCCTTGTAAGCCCGCAGATCGTGTGCCGCCTGGTTGTGGTGTTGGTAGCCGACCCGATAGGTCAGGGGTGTAACCAGGTCAGCCACTTTTCCTCTGCCCCGATGCGAAGCACCGGGATCGAAGGCACGGCACCGAAGCATTTGGGGCAGACCCCGGATGAACCGGCGAGAACCGGGGTGAGGAACTTGCTCTGCTCTGCGACCGAGCGCTCCACCACCTCACGAGCGGGGCTACCAGGCAAACGCCTCTTCCTTCGTGAGAGAGACGTGCGCGGTGATGTCGGCTGCGGTCGTTGCCGCGTCGTGGATGCGCTCCTCCACGGTCGTCATCATCTGTTCCATGTTCTCGACTACATGGACACCGGGTCGCTCCGCGAACTCGCGTGCCCACTGGTTGCTGAGGAGCTCCTGGGGGAAGATCAGCGGTCGACCGTGCTGCAGAGCGTACCGGGCCTGGATTCGGGCTCCGCTGTGCTCGCCAGCCTCAACCACGATGGTCGCGGCCGCGTAACCGCTCATCACGGCGTTGCGCATGGGGAAGGAAGCCTTGGTCGGTGGGGCATCGGGCAGGAACTGCGACAGGAGCAGACCGCGATGGGCGACCTCGTCCTGAAGCTCCTTGTGCTGGCGTGGGTAGTGCCGGTTGATTCCCGTACCGATGACCGCGACGGTGCGTCCGCCGCAGTCCAGCGCGGCCCGGTGCGCGGCAGCGTCCACTCCCTCAGCGAGCCCGCTGACCACCGTCACCTTCATTGACCCCAGGCGCGAAGCGATGCTGTAGGCCATGCGCAATCCGTGCTCCGAAGCTTTGCGCGAGCCCACCACAGCGA
This DNA window, taken from Nocardiopsis exhalans, encodes the following:
- a CDS encoding DNA-processing protein DprA, with amino-acid sequence MHSIDERTAMLALLLRQDARWSVIADEAMESGSAISVLQNRLGHDTLFPDLVDEAPEVIQAQKMIASCRSEGTQVLSFLDPDYPSQLRDIHEMPPLVFARGQLQPDTRAIAVVGSRKASEHGLRMAYSIASRLGSMKVTVVSGLAEGVDAAAHRAALDCGGRTVAVIGTGINRHYPRQHKELQDEVAHRGLLLSQFLPDAPPTKASFPMRNAVMSGYAAATIVVEAGEHSGARIQARYALQHGRPLIFPQELLSNQWAREFAERPGVHVVENMEQMMTTVEERIHDAATTAADITAHVSLTKEEAFAW
- a CDS encoding ABC transporter ATP-binding protein: MQHTISVRKLSKSYGTHRVINGLDFDLAMGVTGVLGPNGAGKTTLLRCLATVLRADAGQLNLLGLNPDIKSERTRIRRNLGYLPQDPGMYPNFTCREMLDYIAVLREISEKEEREEAVARALAEVDLSASAGVRIRKLSGGMRQRLAIAQAFLADPGFVILDEPTVGLDPEQRMRFRTLISRKSEQRTVVLSTHQTDDVAALCSRVLVYRDGRVLFAGTPQELAEHARGRVWVSERPPGRQHAMWRTASGDYRSIGERPPGARAAEPAVEDGYLLLLESAPKAADTENSIGRLR